A region of Maridesulfovibrio sp. DNA encodes the following proteins:
- the grpE gene encoding nucleotide exchange factor GrpE → MSGKEDNKEMNEQETAATETEETAEAENEVTLSEDELKALCREHVCPACDVMGEAKEERLRALAETENIKKRLIRETEELKKFAADSILSDLLPVLDNLDLALDHAQNLDACKDFVIGVDMTRKMFLETLAKHGLKAVGKTGDEFDPNFHEAMGMAQVADLPDNSIAQIMQRGYVLKERVIRPAKVMVNKLS, encoded by the coding sequence ATGTCTGGAAAAGAAGATAATAAAGAAATGAACGAACAGGAAACCGCGGCAACTGAAACTGAAGAAACCGCGGAAGCTGAGAATGAAGTGACCTTAAGCGAAGATGAGCTCAAAGCCCTCTGCCGGGAACACGTATGCCCCGCATGCGATGTGATGGGAGAAGCCAAGGAAGAAAGGCTCCGCGCATTGGCTGAAACGGAGAACATTAAAAAGAGACTGATCCGCGAGACTGAAGAACTGAAAAAGTTCGCGGCAGACTCCATCCTTTCCGATCTGCTGCCCGTGCTCGACAACCTTGATCTCGCCCTTGACCATGCCCAGAACCTTGATGCCTGCAAGGATTTCGTGATCGGCGTAGACATGACCAGAAAAATGTTTCTGGAGACCCTCGCCAAACACGGCCTTAAAGCTGTCGGCAAAACAGGCGATGAGTTCGACCCCAATTTTCACGAAGCCATGGGCATGGCACAGGTTGCGGATCTTCCCGACAACTCTATCGCCCAGATTATGCAGCGGGGTTACGTACTCAAAGAACGTGTTATCCGTCCTGCAAAAGTAATGGTTAATAAATTATCCTGA